Proteins from one Flammeovirgaceae bacterium genomic window:
- the rmuC gene encoding DNA recombination protein RmuC yields MEIVFLISGVAIGAVVGWLAAKYRHSSDNASLAIEQEKARALAAQAADLKKELGQLRHDNLGLNTSLSSTEADYRNLQEKLAEQKKELEALQGKFTVQFENLANKIFEEKSKKFTEQNKTNLSDVLKPLGEKITEFEKKIDQSHKDAIAKNASLFNELKNLKDLNLQMGEDARNLTRALKSDTKAQGSWGELILETILEKSGLEKGREYVVQETFYTEDGRRQRPDVIVNLPDSRHIIIDSKMSLTAYNNYVNAEKDNDRDAQVKLHLQSIKQHMRILAEKNYQKNYSDNGLDFVIMFIPIETAYLLAIQSDPKLYEEAFDKRIVFVSPTLLLPSLQLIKSVWRQEHQNRNVIEIAKRAGDLYDKFVGFTDDLLTLGKHLNSSKKFYEESMKKLSMGSGNLVGKVENLKKLGAKAEKTIDPKLLGRAEDQADLFES; encoded by the coding sequence ATGGAAATAGTGTTTTTGATTTCAGGGGTTGCCATTGGCGCTGTTGTGGGATGGCTGGCCGCCAAGTACAGGCATTCGTCCGACAATGCTTCTTTGGCCATAGAACAGGAAAAAGCCCGGGCGCTGGCGGCACAGGCTGCCGACTTAAAAAAGGAACTAGGCCAACTTCGCCACGACAACCTGGGGCTTAACACAAGTTTGTCGTCTACGGAAGCGGACTACCGCAACCTTCAGGAGAAGCTGGCAGAGCAAAAAAAAGAATTGGAGGCGTTGCAGGGGAAGTTTACCGTTCAGTTTGAAAACCTGGCCAACAAAATATTTGAAGAGAAGAGCAAGAAGTTCACCGAACAAAACAAAACCAACCTCAGCGATGTGCTGAAGCCATTAGGGGAAAAGATCACGGAGTTTGAAAAAAAAATAGACCAATCGCACAAAGACGCCATCGCAAAAAACGCCAGCCTTTTCAATGAGCTAAAAAACCTGAAAGACCTTAACCTGCAAATGGGCGAAGATGCCCGCAACCTGACCCGCGCCCTCAAGAGCGACACCAAGGCCCAAGGCTCCTGGGGGGAGTTGATTTTGGAAACCATCCTCGAAAAATCAGGCCTGGAAAAAGGAAGGGAATACGTGGTGCAGGAAACCTTTTATACGGAAGACGGACGAAGGCAGCGCCCCGATGTGATCGTGAACCTGCCCGACTCACGGCATATTATCATCGATTCCAAAATGAGCTTGACGGCCTACAACAATTATGTGAACGCTGAAAAGGACAACGACAGGGACGCCCAGGTAAAACTGCACCTGCAGTCCATCAAGCAGCACATGCGAATCCTTGCCGAAAAAAATTACCAGAAAAACTACAGCGACAACGGGCTGGATTTTGTGATCATGTTCATTCCCATTGAAACGGCCTATTTGCTTGCCATTCAATCCGACCCCAAACTTTATGAAGAAGCTTTCGACAAAAGGATTGTGTTTGTGAGCCCCACATTGTTGCTTCCGTCCCTACAGCTCATTAAAAGCGTGTGGCGGCAAGAGCACCAGAACAGGAACGTGATAGAAATCGCCAAGCGGGCAGGGGACCTGTACGATAAATTCGTGGGCTTCACCGATGACCTGCTGACGCTGGGCAAGCACCTCAACTCTTCAAAGAAATTCTACGAAGAGTCCATGAAAAAACTATCCATGGGGAGCGGCAACCTGGTGGGCAAGGTGGAAAACTTGAAAAAGCTGGGGGCCAAGGCCGAAAAAACCATCGACCCAAAATTGTTGGGACGGGCCGAAGACCAGGCCGACCTCTTCGAGAGCTAA
- a CDS encoding OsmC family protein: MSTISGQYVGALRTQATHLKSQNTIVTDAPPDNNGKGEAFSPTDLVCAALSSCMMTLMGMLAERENINLEGLRSEVVKVMASNPRKIAEIQITFAHPNLVATEVQRKKLKQAALTCPVALSLSDSVKQVIAFDW; the protein is encoded by the coding sequence ATGAGTACTATTTCAGGCCAATACGTGGGCGCCTTGCGCACGCAAGCCACCCATCTCAAGTCCCAAAATACCATTGTCACCGATGCCCCTCCCGACAACAATGGGAAAGGGGAGGCCTTTTCCCCAACTGATTTGGTTTGCGCGGCACTCAGCAGTTGCATGATGACGCTCATGGGCATGTTGGCGGAAAGGGAGAACATAAACCTGGAGGGGCTGCGGTCGGAAGTGGTCAAGGTCATGGCCAGCAATCCCCGGAAGATCGCTGAAATACAAATCACGTTTGCCCACCCCAACTTGGTTGCCACGGAAGTTCAGCGCAAAAAGCTTAAGCAGGCCGCCCTTACCTGCCCGGTGGCGCTCAGCCTTTCTGATTCCGTGAAGCAGGTGATTGCCTTCGACTGGTAG
- a CDS encoding TonB family protein produces the protein MEAKKTPKADLTKKSSFFFSIGLLITMSIVVMAFEWRDTEKQEIDLVGKSTNTFEEMLEIPPTEQPPPPPPQVQQPQIVEVPDEEEIEEEIQVKFDVEVTEETKVQQIVIQAEEPKEEVEEIFTIVEDPASPVGGMTAFYQYVGDKIKYPPQARRMGVEGRVFVEFVIDKDGSITDVKAVKGIGAGCDEEAVRILQSAPKWKPGKQRGKPVKQRMVLPITFKLG, from the coding sequence ATGGAAGCGAAAAAGACCCCAAAGGCCGACCTGACGAAGAAATCCAGTTTTTTCTTCAGCATAGGCCTGTTGATAACGATGAGCATTGTCGTTATGGCCTTCGAATGGAGGGATACCGAAAAGCAGGAAATTGACCTGGTCGGCAAAAGCACCAACACCTTTGAGGAGATGTTGGAGATACCCCCCACAGAGCAGCCCCCTCCCCCGCCACCCCAAGTGCAGCAGCCCCAGATCGTAGAGGTGCCTGACGAAGAGGAGATCGAGGAGGAAATCCAGGTAAAATTTGATGTGGAGGTAACAGAAGAAACCAAAGTACAACAAATTGTAATCCAGGCCGAAGAGCCCAAGGAGGAAGTGGAGGAAATCTTTACCATTGTGGAAGACCCCGCTTCACCGGTTGGCGGCATGACGGCATTTTACCAATACGTAGGCGATAAAATCAAATATCCGCCACAGGCCAGGAGGATGGGCGTTGAAGGAAGGGTATTTGTTGAGTTCGTTATTGACAAGGACGGCAGCATCACGGATGTGAAGGCAGTGAAGGGCATTGGCGCAGGTTGTGACGAGGAAGCCGTTCGCATCTTGCAAAGTGCCCCAAAATGGAAGCCTGGCAAGCAGCGTGGCAAGCCTGTAAAACAAAGGATGGTATTGCCGATTACCTTCAAACTAGGGTAA
- a CDS encoding co-chaperone GroES — MKITADNKLKKIIVVGDRVLIKPKKQNDKTASGLYLPPGVQEKEKIQSGYIIKVGPGYPIPTPAGEDDLWKGKEEVKYLPLQAQEGDLAIFLQKGAVEVMYESEKYFIVPQSSILMLEREEDL; from the coding sequence ATGAAAATAACGGCAGACAACAAGCTGAAAAAAATAATAGTGGTGGGCGACCGCGTGCTCATCAAGCCTAAAAAACAAAATGACAAAACCGCCAGCGGGCTGTACCTTCCCCCCGGTGTACAGGAAAAGGAAAAAATCCAAAGCGGCTACATCATCAAAGTGGGGCCGGGGTACCCCATCCCTACCCCGGCAGGTGAAGATGATTTATGGAAAGGCAAAGAGGAGGTGAAGTACCTGCCCCTGCAGGCACAAGAGGGCGACTTGGCCATTTTCCTTCAAAAGGGTGCGGTAGAGGTCATGTATGAAAGTGAAAAATACTTTATTGTGCCCCAGTCATCCATACTTATGCTTGAACGGGAAGAAGACCTATAA
- the rocD gene encoding ornithine--oxo-acid transaminase, which yields METTITSSQEAIALEQKYGAHNYKPIDVVLNKGEGVFLWDVEGKRYYDFLSAYSAVNQGHCHPRIITALIDQAKELTLTSRAFYNDKLGVAEKFICEMFGYDKVLFMNSGAEGVETGIKLVRKWGYNVKGIPENEALIITAQKNFHGRTTTIISASSDPSARRGFGPFNPGFKVVEYDNIEVLEQELKNPNVAALLIEPIQGEAGIFVPAEGYLKKASELCKKNNVLLMVDEIQTGIARTGKMLASDHEGVRPDLLILGKAISGGVLPISCVLADDAIMLGIKPGEHGSTFGGNPLAAVVCKAALEVVVDEKLAENAGKLGKLFRERMNALIKKCDLVTLVRGKGLLNAIVVNDTPDSSTAWNICVQLKENGLLAKPTHGNIIRFAPPLVMTEEQLHECCDIIEKVAVNYKK from the coding sequence ATGGAAACTACCATCACATCCAGCCAGGAGGCAATCGCTTTAGAACAAAAATATGGGGCGCACAACTACAAGCCCATTGACGTGGTGCTGAACAAAGGGGAAGGCGTGTTCCTTTGGGACGTGGAAGGAAAGCGGTACTACGACTTCCTCTCTGCTTACAGCGCGGTCAACCAGGGGCACTGCCACCCGCGGATTATTACCGCGCTCATCGACCAGGCCAAAGAGTTGACGCTCACCTCGCGGGCATTTTATAACGATAAGTTGGGCGTGGCGGAAAAGTTTATCTGTGAAATGTTCGGCTATGACAAGGTGTTGTTCATGAACAGCGGGGCCGAAGGGGTGGAAACAGGAATTAAGCTGGTGAGAAAGTGGGGGTATAACGTAAAGGGCATCCCCGAAAACGAAGCCCTTATCATCACGGCACAAAAGAATTTTCATGGCAGGACCACCACGATCATTTCCGCCTCATCGGATCCTTCTGCCAGAAGGGGCTTCGGCCCATTTAACCCAGGGTTTAAAGTCGTGGAGTATGACAACATCGAAGTACTGGAACAGGAACTCAAGAACCCCAATGTGGCGGCCTTGCTCATAGAACCCATCCAGGGTGAAGCAGGGATATTTGTGCCTGCGGAAGGGTACCTGAAAAAAGCCAGTGAGCTTTGCAAGAAAAACAATGTGCTGTTGATGGTGGACGAAATCCAGACAGGGATTGCGCGCACGGGAAAAATGCTGGCCAGCGATCATGAGGGGGTCCGCCCCGACCTGTTGATTTTAGGAAAGGCAATTTCCGGGGGCGTGCTCCCTATTTCCTGTGTGCTTGCCGATGATGCCATCATGTTGGGCATCAAGCCGGGCGAGCATGGGTCCACTTTTGGAGGCAACCCGCTGGCCGCTGTGGTGTGCAAGGCAGCCCTTGAAGTGGTGGTGGATGAGAAGCTGGCCGAAAATGCCGGGAAGCTGGGCAAACTATTCAGGGAGCGGATGAATGCCCTTATCAAAAAATGTGACCTGGTGACATTGGTGCGTGGAAAGGGCTTGCTCAATGCGATTGTGGTGAATGACACGCCCGACAGCAGCACGGCCTGGAACATTTGCGTGCAACTGAAGGAGAACGGCCTGCTGGCCAAGCCTACCCATGGCAACATCATTCGTTTTGCGCCCCCGTTGGTAATGACGGAGGAGCAACTGCATGAGTGCTGCGACATAATCGAGAAGGTGGCCGTCAACTATAAAAAGTAG
- a CDS encoding isopenicillin N synthase family oxygenase, producing the protein MLFNDIPSLDLAGFTKGSEGQRAKFVQDLGEAYRQIGFVAIRNHFLTDELSARLYKVVKTFFDLDEATKQKYEIPELAGQRGYVGKGKEHAKGRSTGDLKEFYHIGQEASGASGEERYPDNVWPDIPGFKATSLESYKRLEQTGLEMLKAISLYLGLPGDYFSKWVINGNSILRPIHYFPIDNPGEVPPDAVRAAEHGDINLITLLMGASADGLQVLRRDGEWVPITALPNQLVVNVGDMLERLTNGKLRSTIHRVVNPPAHLMNTSRYSIPFFMHPRSGMSLAALSNCVGPNNPKKWEDITAGEFLDQRLREIGLKK; encoded by the coding sequence ATGTTATTCAACGATATCCCTTCCCTTGACCTTGCAGGGTTCACCAAAGGCAGTGAAGGCCAGAGGGCAAAGTTTGTGCAGGACCTTGGCGAGGCATACCGGCAAATTGGGTTTGTGGCCATACGCAATCATTTTTTGACAGATGAACTTTCTGCCAGGCTGTACAAAGTGGTGAAAACTTTTTTTGACCTGGACGAGGCCACCAAACAAAAATATGAAATCCCCGAGCTGGCAGGACAGCGTGGGTATGTGGGCAAAGGAAAAGAGCACGCGAAGGGCAGGAGCACCGGGGACTTGAAGGAATTTTATCATATAGGGCAGGAGGCAAGTGGTGCGTCAGGGGAAGAAAGGTACCCTGACAATGTTTGGCCAGATATTCCGGGCTTTAAAGCCACCAGCCTTGAATCTTACAAGCGGTTGGAGCAAACCGGGTTAGAGATGCTCAAGGCCATTTCGCTTTACCTGGGGTTGCCCGGGGACTATTTTTCGAAATGGGTCATAAATGGCAACAGCATCCTCAGGCCCATCCATTATTTTCCCATCGATAACCCCGGTGAAGTGCCACCGGATGCAGTGCGCGCGGCCGAGCATGGCGACATCAACCTGATCACTTTGCTTATGGGGGCAAGTGCCGATGGCCTTCAGGTTTTAAGGCGGGACGGGGAGTGGGTGCCCATCACTGCATTGCCCAACCAATTGGTGGTAAATGTAGGGGATATGCTGGAGCGGCTTACCAACGGGAAATTAAGATCCACCATTCACCGCGTGGTCAATCCCCCTGCGCACCTTATGAACACCTCACGGTACTCCATTCCTTTTTTTATGCACCCACGGTCTGGGATGAGCCTGGCCGCCCTGTCCAATTGCGTGGGCCCCAATAACCCCAAAAAGTGGGAAGATATCACCGCTGGGGAATTCCTGGACCAAAGGCTCAGGGAAATAGGATTGAAGAAATAG
- the chrA gene encoding chromate efflux transporter, translating to MAERVPYTQFLKDVFQLSISCFGGPQAHLANYQRVLVEKRGYLTEKDLMELYALCQIVPGPTSTQTLTSVGYRLGGPNLAYLTLAIWMLPSVAVMTLAGILIGSFQEKEVSLAFTRFIQPMAVGFVGYAAYTISLKTVNTKIGFVLMVASAVASYFIKTPFVFPVILVMAGTITAFNYKLHPKQEKKKFDVPWANFFLWAGVFIVAAALGGITKALPIKLFENFYRNGSLVFGGGQVLVPMLYTEFVQYAKPLHYPTSPSEFLSGYAFVQAVPGPVFSFSAYIGALSMREWGTGGEILGAFMSAAGIFLPGTFLIFFVIRIWESLKKFRPIRASLEGINAANAGLVAAAAVLLFQPLQNTATNFGFMIATFCLLAFTKLPAWSIITAGLVLGFVLT from the coding sequence GTGGCAGAGCGCGTACCATATACACAGTTCCTAAAAGATGTCTTTCAGTTGTCGATAAGTTGTTTCGGTGGCCCCCAGGCCCACCTGGCCAACTACCAGCGGGTGCTTGTGGAAAAAAGGGGCTACCTGACGGAAAAGGACTTAATGGAGTTGTACGCCCTTTGCCAGATCGTGCCCGGCCCCACCTCCACCCAAACATTGACTTCCGTGGGGTATAGGCTTGGCGGCCCCAACCTCGCCTACCTTACCCTGGCCATCTGGATGCTGCCCTCCGTGGCCGTTATGACACTTGCCGGCATATTGATAGGAAGCTTTCAGGAAAAGGAGGTGTCGCTTGCCTTTACGCGGTTTATTCAGCCCATGGCGGTGGGGTTTGTTGGGTATGCGGCCTACACCATTAGTTTGAAAACCGTGAACACAAAAATCGGCTTTGTGCTCATGGTGGCTTCGGCCGTGGCCTCCTACTTTATCAAAACCCCGTTTGTCTTCCCGGTGATCCTGGTGATGGCGGGCACCATCACGGCCTTCAACTACAAGTTGCACCCCAAGCAAGAGAAAAAGAAATTTGACGTGCCCTGGGCCAACTTCTTTTTGTGGGCAGGTGTGTTTATTGTGGCGGCCGCCCTGGGCGGTATCACCAAGGCGCTGCCGATTAAACTTTTTGAGAATTTTTATCGAAACGGAAGTCTGGTTTTTGGCGGGGGGCAGGTATTGGTGCCCATGCTCTACACTGAATTCGTCCAGTATGCCAAGCCCCTGCATTACCCCACCTCACCCAGTGAGTTCCTTTCCGGCTACGCCTTTGTGCAGGCTGTCCCGGGCCCGGTGTTTTCGTTTAGTGCCTATATAGGCGCACTTTCTATGAGGGAGTGGGGCACAGGTGGCGAAATCCTGGGCGCATTCATGTCTGCCGCAGGGATTTTTCTCCCTGGCACCTTTCTAATATTTTTTGTGATCAGGATATGGGAAAGCCTGAAGAAGTTCAGGCCTATACGCGCTTCGCTGGAGGGGATCAACGCTGCCAATGCAGGGCTGGTGGCGGCAGCGGCCGTGCTGCTCTTTCAACCCTTGCAGAACACGGCAACCAATTTTGGCTTTATGATTGCCACCTTTTGCCTGTTGGCGTTTACGAAATTGCCGGCCTGGTCCATTATTACCGCAGGCCTGGTATTGGGGTTTGTATTGACATAA
- the ribD gene encoding bifunctional diaminohydroxyphosphoribosylaminopyrimidine deaminase/5-amino-6-(5-phosphoribosylamino)uracil reductase RibD, producing the protein MVPDEFYMLRAFELAKIGMGHVSPNPMVGCVVVQDQKIVGEGWHQKYGEAHAEVHAVNAVPDKSMLKGAVVYVNLEPCAHEGKTPPCAHMLARHGVGRVVIANVDPNSLVAGKGIRLLKESGAEVTVGVLEKEGLSLNRRFFTFLKHQRPFVILKWAQTSDGFIARQNFDSKWISNVHSRQLVHRWRAEEDALLVGYNTAACDNPRLTVRDWTGKAPVRVVVDYRLGLPLSLHLFDGAIPTLCYNTVKDESKPNLEYVRIGQPSAPGEILNDLYNRGIQSLIVEGGAHTINNFIGTGLWDEARVFTSPQNFESGIPAPVLGGGPIKTECIEGDVLKVYGNGL; encoded by the coding sequence ATGGTCCCTGACGAATTTTACATGCTTCGTGCTTTTGAGCTGGCCAAGATCGGGATGGGCCATGTAAGCCCCAACCCTATGGTGGGCTGCGTGGTGGTACAGGACCAAAAAATCGTTGGGGAAGGGTGGCATCAAAAATATGGGGAAGCCCACGCGGAAGTCCATGCCGTAAATGCGGTGCCTGACAAATCCATGTTGAAAGGCGCAGTGGTTTACGTGAACCTGGAGCCATGCGCACATGAGGGCAAAACGCCACCCTGTGCCCATATGCTTGCCCGCCATGGTGTGGGGCGCGTGGTCATAGCCAATGTTGACCCCAACTCCCTTGTGGCCGGCAAGGGCATTCGCCTGCTAAAGGAGTCGGGGGCCGAAGTGACGGTGGGCGTGTTGGAAAAGGAAGGGCTGTCCCTTAACAGGCGTTTCTTTACCTTTTTGAAACACCAACGCCCATTTGTCATTTTGAAGTGGGCACAAACGTCCGATGGGTTTATTGCACGGCAAAACTTTGACTCGAAATGGATCAGCAATGTACATTCCAGGCAACTGGTCCACCGGTGGCGGGCGGAAGAGGATGCCTTGCTGGTGGGGTACAACACGGCCGCTTGTGACAACCCCCGGTTAACGGTAAGGGACTGGACAGGAAAGGCCCCGGTACGTGTGGTGGTGGACTACCGCTTGGGCTTGCCTTTGTCGCTCCATCTTTTTGATGGTGCCATCCCCACCCTATGTTACAATACAGTGAAGGACGAAAGTAAACCCAATCTTGAATATGTCAGGATAGGACAGCCCAGCGCACCAGGGGAAATACTGAACGATTTATACAACAGGGGGATACAATCTTTGATAGTGGAGGGAGGGGCACATACGATCAATAATTTTATTGGCACCGGCCTTTGGGACGAGGCAAGGGTATTTACCTCACCTCAAAATTTTGAATCGGGGATACCTGCCCCAGTCCTGGGGGGTGGACCTATAAAAACGGAATGCATCGAGGGGGATGTGCTGAAGGTTTATGGCAACGGCCTGTAG
- a CDS encoding histone deacetylase family protein, whose translation MIAIRRIYDHNNPVNQMAIVQCKAILVAQFPHLSPAEADEIFIAAKNPLATRFRYVVLVAEARNKKVLGVVIASYFPKEKFYFLDYIAAHQHRSGGGVGGALYERLREEAAAANAIGIFFDCLPDGPELCPDEKERKQNIARLRFYERYGARPIEGTLYELPRSDRSVFHLVFEGPGEKPGLKASDGRKIIKAILENKHSAKCPPEYIRKVVGSIMGNTLLLRAKKHLRKEKYIEIKREIPSDKKIGLVVNEGHIIHHVKDKGYLESPVRVKSILKEIDKVKIFEKMPAKNHPDSWVEEVHDPLFVQFLKNVCAAAKDDAIFYPEIFPKRFSERIPLRPEHQIGYYCIDSTTPLHANAYKASRAAVNCALTAANQVLNGRQMAYALVRPPGHHAERKYFGGFCYLNSNAVAANYLSKKGKVAILDIDYHHGNGQQNIFYERNDVLTISIHGDPVYAYPNFTGFADETGKGEGEGFNLNIPLKKGTDGKTYRKALGLAIDKIQAFGPTYLVIALGLDTAQGDPTGTWMLSSNDFVENGKRLAHLNLPTLIVQEGGYKNRDLGINARHFFEGLWEGYYR comes from the coding sequence ATGATTGCGATACGAAGGATCTATGACCACAACAACCCTGTCAATCAGATGGCAATTGTGCAGTGCAAGGCCATATTGGTGGCGCAGTTCCCCCACCTTTCCCCTGCCGAGGCCGATGAAATATTTATTGCCGCCAAAAACCCGCTGGCCACACGGTTCAGGTACGTGGTGCTGGTGGCGGAAGCCAGGAACAAAAAGGTATTGGGCGTGGTGATAGCGTCATATTTCCCAAAGGAAAAATTCTATTTCCTGGATTACATTGCTGCCCACCAGCACCGGAGCGGTGGCGGTGTGGGGGGCGCCTTGTACGAACGGCTCCGCGAAGAGGCGGCCGCGGCCAATGCCATAGGGATATTCTTCGATTGCCTCCCGGACGGGCCGGAACTGTGCCCGGACGAAAAGGAGAGAAAGCAAAACATAGCCCGGCTTAGGTTTTACGAACGCTACGGGGCGCGCCCCATTGAGGGCACGTTATACGAGCTTCCCCGCAGCGACCGGTCTGTTTTTCACCTGGTGTTTGAAGGCCCCGGGGAAAAGCCGGGGCTCAAGGCTTCCGATGGAAGGAAAATCATCAAGGCCATCCTGGAAAACAAGCACAGCGCCAAATGCCCTCCCGAATATATCCGTAAGGTGGTGGGCTCCATTATGGGCAACACTTTGCTGCTCCGTGCCAAAAAACACTTGCGCAAGGAAAAGTACATTGAAATAAAAAGGGAAATCCCTTCGGATAAAAAAATTGGCCTGGTGGTGAACGAAGGGCATATCATCCACCATGTAAAAGACAAAGGGTACCTTGAGTCGCCCGTGCGGGTGAAGAGCATCCTTAAGGAAATCGATAAGGTGAAGATTTTTGAAAAGATGCCTGCAAAAAACCATCCGGACAGTTGGGTGGAAGAAGTGCACGACCCGTTGTTTGTCCAATTCCTGAAAAACGTTTGTGCGGCAGCAAAGGACGATGCGATTTTCTATCCTGAGATTTTCCCCAAGCGCTTTTCAGAACGCATTCCATTGCGGCCCGAGCACCAGATCGGCTATTATTGCATCGACAGCACCACGCCCCTTCACGCCAACGCGTACAAGGCGTCCAGGGCCGCGGTCAACTGTGCGCTCACGGCTGCCAACCAGGTGCTCAACGGACGGCAAATGGCCTACGCCCTGGTGCGGCCTCCCGGCCATCATGCCGAGCGGAAATATTTCGGGGGCTTTTGCTACCTCAATTCCAATGCCGTGGCAGCAAACTACCTGAGCAAAAAGGGGAAAGTGGCCATCCTTGATATCGACTACCACCATGGCAACGGGCAGCAAAATATTTTTTACGAAAGAAATGACGTGCTCACCATATCCATCCATGGAGACCCGGTATATGCCTATCCCAACTTTACCGGCTTTGCTGACGAAACCGGAAAAGGGGAGGGCGAAGGGTTTAACCTGAACATTCCCCTGAAGAAAGGGACCGATGGAAAAACATACAGAAAAGCCCTGGGGCTGGCCATCGACAAGATACAGGCCTTTGGCCCCACCTACCTTGTCATTGCATTGGGGCTGGACACGGCACAGGGTGACCCTACCGGCACGTGGATGCTGTCGTCCAATGACTTTGTGGAAAATGGCAAGCGGCTGGCCCACCTGAACCTGCCCACTTTGATCGTGCAGGAGGGTGGGTACAAAAACAGGGACCTGGGCATCAACGCCCGACATTTTTTTGAAGGATTGTGGGAGGGGTATTATCGCTAG
- the prmC gene encoding peptide chain release factor N(5)-glutamine methyltransferase — protein sequence MPNSKDIYKWMVEHITVDEPSEEVAGIAYLLLEKKFNITRSQIIAGREVPFSEGEAKGFIDRINKGEPIQYIIGTQEFYGREFEVNPSVLIPRPETELLVSTVLSHLDNLKISNPKILDIGTGSGCIPITLQLEIGLASIGGIDISETAIATARRNNARHHTEVRFSIADVLSQPLPDHHYDIIVGNPPYVTEKEKPYLKENVLNFEPHLALFVPDHDPLLFYKAIARKSRECLNYGGAVVVEVNELHGNDVEVAFMDHSFRFIELIKDYSGKDRVVKAIL from the coding sequence ATGCCCAATTCCAAAGACATCTATAAATGGATGGTTGAACACATCACGGTGGACGAACCTTCAGAAGAAGTGGCGGGCATTGCCTACCTGCTCCTGGAAAAGAAATTCAACATCACCCGTTCACAAATAATCGCGGGCCGGGAGGTGCCTTTCAGTGAAGGGGAAGCAAAAGGGTTTATCGACAGGATCAACAAGGGCGAGCCCATCCAATACATAATTGGCACTCAGGAATTTTACGGAAGGGAATTTGAAGTCAACCCCTCTGTGTTGATCCCAAGGCCGGAAACGGAACTGCTTGTTTCCACCGTACTGAGCCACCTGGACAATTTAAAAATATCCAACCCCAAAATACTGGATATTGGCACCGGGTCAGGCTGCATCCCCATCACCCTGCAACTGGAAATTGGCCTGGCAAGCATTGGCGGGATAGACATAAGCGAAACGGCCATTGCCACTGCCCGGAGGAACAATGCACGGCACCACACGGAAGTACGGTTCTCGATTGCCGATGTTTTGTCACAGCCCCTCCCCGATCACCATTACGATATCATCGTGGGCAACCCCCCATACGTTACTGAAAAGGAAAAACCATACCTGAAGGAAAACGTGCTCAACTTTGAGCCGCACCTCGCCCTGTTTGTCCCCGACCACGACCCCCTGCTTTTTTACAAGGCCATTGCAAGAAAAAGCCGGGAATGCCTGAACTACGGAGGAGCTGTGGTAGTGGAGGTAAACGAATTGCACGGAAACGATGTGGAAGTGGCCTTTATGGACCATTCCTTTCGGTTTATAGAGCTTATCAAGGATTATTCCGGAAAGGACAGGGTCGTGAAAGCGATTTTGTAA